The window GGCGAGGGATTCGAGGCGGCCGTCCGTCAGGTGGACGGCCCGGGTGAGCCGTTCCTTGAACTCGACGCTGCCGCCCTCCTCCTCACCGTGCTCGATGGCACGGTCGAGGAGGGCCCGGTCGGCTGGCATACGGGAACAGGTAACAGCCGCCCCGGCAAAAGGCTTCCCGACGGGGTGTGGCGCGGTACCGTGGAGCAATCGACGTACGCCGCGGGGCTCCGGTCGCGTCGGCCCCGTCAGGGCCAGACCAGCCCACGCAGGCTGGTCAGCGTCTCGGGGGAGGCAAAGGGGGTCTCGTCGTGGGCCATCGGCCGCAGGGCGACGAGGCCGTCGAGGCGGTCCTCCAGCCCGGCGCGGTCGGTCGTGTCGTAGCCGGTGACGGTCCACGGGGGCCAGACCGTGAGCAATTCGAACCGGCTCCCGGACCAGCGGGCGTAGACGTCCGCCGCGCCGTCCTGGGCGACGAGCGCCAGCTCGCCGTCGGTCGCGCGCATCGTCTCGACGTGGTCCGCGAGGTCCGCGTCGCCGTCGTCGGTGACCGCCTGGAAGACGTTACGGACCGGTTGCTGGTCGGAGTGTGCCAGCAGTACGTCCCGCACTTCTGTCTCGTCGCTCATCGGCCGTGTGTATGTGTGGCACGCACATAATCTCGGGGGTGCCGGCGGCTCCCGCCGAGGGTGGAACCGCGGGCGGGCAGGGCCCTGCTCCCGGGTGGTCCTCGGTCGTCCGCCGACGGTCGCGGAGGCCTCGCCGTGGCCGCCACCGCTTTGCCGTGGGCTCGCGTGGGACCGGTATGGAACGGTCCCGGCTCGTGACGGTCCTGCTCGCGATACTGCTGCTGACGGCCGGCTGTGCCGCCTCGCCGTCGACGGGCCCCGCGGGCCCGTCGGACGATGGCGCGGGCAACGGGGGAAGCGCCGGGCCGGCCGACCTCCACGGTGCCGACACGACTGGCAGCGTCACGGTCACCGTCACGCGGGTTGTCGACGGTGACACCCTGAAGGTGGAGTACGACAACGGGACCGCCGATACCGTCCGGCTGCTCGGGGTCGACACGCCCGAGGTCCACACCGACAACTCGCCCGACGAGTTCGAGGGAATTCCCGAGACCGAGGCCGGGCGCTCCTGTCTCGGGCGCTGGGGCGAGCAGGCCAGCAGCGACGTGAAGGAGACGCTGACCGGCGAGGAGGTCACGCTCTACTTCGACGCGAACGAGGGTCGCCGTGGCTACTACGACCGCCTCCTCTCGTACGTCGTCCACGACGGCTCGAACGTCAACTACGGCCTCGTCTCGGGCGGCTACGCCCGGGTGTACGACTCGCAGTTCACCGCGCGTGAGGCGTTCTACGACGCCGAATCGACCGCACAGAACGAGGGCACGGGCCTCTGGGAGTGCGCTACCGAGTCGCCGCCGACCGGCACGGCGACGGCGACCGCCGATGGCGGCTCCACCGACGGCCGCCTCGCCGTCACCACCATCCACGCCGACGCCGAGGGCAACGACAACGAGAACCTCGACGACGAGTACGTGACTCTGGAGAACACGGGTGACTCGGACCTCTCGCTGTCGGGCTGGACCGTCAGCGACGAGGCCGGGAAGACGTACACCTTCGGCGACGTGACGCTGGCGCCCGGCGAGACGGTGACGCTCCACACCGGGAGCGGCTCCGACACCGCGAGCGACGTCTACTGGGGCCGTGATGGGGCCGTCTGGAACAACGGCGGCGACACCGTGACCGTCCGGGACGACTCGGGGTCGGTCGTCGCCGAGCGGTCGTACTGACCGCTCCTCTCCAGGGTCCTGCTTTCTGGTTGGTGGGGTGCGCTACGGCGTGAGATAGTGCCTGGTTTCCTCGGCCACCCTGTCTACGAACCAACCGTGGAGTGCGCCGATGTAGGGGTCGGTGATGGCATCTTGAGCCGGTGGAGGAACGAAGTGGCTATGGAGTGGAGAATACACACTCCAGGGTGAGACGTACGACTGCTTAGGCGTCCCCCCTCGTGCCCAGTACCGCTCCTCGAGTGGGTGGGAGATCAGTCGGTCCGTCGTCGTCAGCGCAACGACCAGATACTGGGTTCCGTGGAAGGGATGACTGTTGTCGGAGAGAATCAGGCACGGACGCGTCTTTATCTCCCCCTCATCGACCTCTGTGGAATCACCGGCGTCGATGATCGACCTCGCCTCTCCCGCCAACCGGAAGGGGTCGATACTCCAGACAACATCTCCACGCTGGTATGTTCGGGTGTCCCACGAACTCATCTATCGACAGGCAAGCCTGCGAGTCTCAAATGTGTATTTCGCTGCTGACTCTCGGCTGACATCAGTGGCCATTCTGTTCCGATTCCCCTCTCTCCGTGTCGATCTCAACGATTGCCGGTTTCGGTGAATCCGGGAGCATTCTGAACCGCGAGTCCGACGAATGGGTATCGAAGACCCGGGAGAACGTGTCGCTCTTCCCGCCGTCGCGTCCCTCGGAATGCTGGCCTGCCAGTTCATTGGTCGATGGCTCTCCATCGTAGTCTGCTGCTGCGTCCGCCCACTCTTCCGCATCAGTATCGTCCTTGATGAACGGCTCATCGTCCTCGAACGGTTCTCCCGGTATCGATTCCATCGTCTCCAGAAGCTCGGCGAGCCGGTCCGAGTCTGTCGTGATGGCCCAGTGCTGACCGCGATGCTCGACGAATCCCCGACTCTTCAGCCGTGTGAGATTCGTACTGACTGTGTTGGGGTCCCTGTCAATCGCCTCAGCGATCTCGCCACGTGTGAAGGCCATCTCCTCGTTCTCAACGAGGAACTCTACGACCGCTTCGGCAGTAGAGCGTTCTCTATCAGTGCTCTCCGCCGTCTCGAACTCATCGCGAGTAATCGGCATTCGTGGACACCTGCTTAGCTAGTGTAAGCTGTACTCGATGAAAAGTGTACTGGTGAAAATCTCCGCCCCGTCCCCACACCCTCGGTCGAGATTCATCGACACTCGGTAAGATATTCGGGGGGAATCCCCCTCGCATTGGGGTCACTACGCACTCCGCACCCGCCGACCGTAACCTTTCAACCCGCGCCCGGCGAACCGCGCGGCATGTACGAGCGTCTGAAGGGCTTTCGCGACTTCTTCCCCGCGGAGATGGCCGCCCGGCGCGCCGTCGTCGACACCGTCGAGGACGTCGCGCGTCGCTACGGCTTCCGTGAGATCGACACGCCCCGCCTCGAATCCGCCGAGATGTGGGCCGACAAATCCGGCGACGACATCGTCGACGAGCTGTACGCCTTCGAGGACAGGGGTGGGCGCCACGTCACGCTCACGCCCGAGCTCACGCCGACGGTCGCGCGCATGGTCGTCGACAAGGGGCAGGAGCTGAGCAAGCCCATCAAGTGGGTCTCGACCCGCCCGTTCTGGCGGTACGAGGCGGTCCAGCAGGGCCGCTTCCGCGAGTTCCACCAGACCAACGTCGACATCTTCGGGACCGACGAGCCGACGGCCGACGCCGAGGTACTGGCGTTCGCCGCGGACTCGCTGACCGAACTCGGCCTCACGGGCGAGGACTTCGAGTTCCGCGTCTCGCACCGCGACATCCTCGGGAACCTGCTGGAGTCGTTCGAGCCCGATGTCGACACGCGCGCGGCCATCCGCGCGGTCGACAAGCGTGCGAAGGTCGACTACGACGAGTACCTCGACCTGCTCGCGGCGGCGGGGATGGAGCGGGCCGACGCCGAATCGTTCGACGACCTCGTCGCCGGCGACGACCTCGAGGCCGTGGCCGAGGCCGGCAACGAGGACGTGAACGCCGCCGTCGACAACCTGCGTGCTGTCCTCGACGCCGCCGAGGACTTCGGCGTCCGCGAGTTCTGCGACGTGTCGCTCGCGACCGCCCGCGGCCTCGACTACTACACCGGCGTCGTCTTCGAGTGCTTCGACTCGACGGGCGAGGTCTCGCGCTCCGTCTTCGGCGGCGGCCGCTACGACGACCTCATCGAGTCGTTCGGCGGCCAGCCCACGCCCGCTGTCGGCGTCGCGCCCGGACACGCCACGCTCCACCTCCTCTGCCAGCGCGCCGGCGTCTACCCCGACGAGGCCGTCACCACGGACTACTACGTGCTGTCGGTGGGCGAGACGCGGCCCGAGGCCCTGCGCGTGGCCCGTGACCTCCGCGAGCGCGGCCACGTCGTCGAGACGGACCTCAACGACCGCGGCTTCGGCTCGCAGCTCTCCTATGCCGACTCCATCAACGCCGAGACGGTCGTCGTCGTCGGCGAGCGCGACCTGGAGGACGGCAACGTGACGGTCAAGGACATGGCCAGCGGCGACGAGACGACGGCGCCGTTCGAGAGCTTCCCCGGCGACGCGGAGCGGCCGACGTACGACGATTTCGCGTAACTCGGAGGTTTGTGTTCAGTTGCCGAAATTGTGGGGATGAATCTGAGGTTATGGAGTTATCTGCTGGATAATTCCCCGAATAGCGACTCGTACTCGCCCGCGACCCGTGACCAGTCGTAGTCCAGCGCCCGCTCGCGAGCGCGCTCACCCATCGTACCCAGTGTCCCGCGGTCGGCCGCGAGCGCGTCCAGGGTTGCCGCCAGCCGCTCGGGTTTCGGGTCGACCACCCGTCCCACGGCGTCGTCGACCACGTCCGTCGCCGCGCGCGGCGAGGCCACCACGGGTGTCCCCGACGCGAGCGCCTCCAGCACCGTCAGTGGCATCCCCTCGTACGCGGAGGGCAGGACGAACACGTCGCTCCGGGCGTACCGCGCGGGGAGGTTGGCATCGGGGACGTAGCCGAGGAACGCCACGCGGTCGCCGACGCCGGTGCGCCGGACGCGCCGCTCCAGTTCCTCGCGCAGCGGGCCGTCGCCGCCGACCGTGAGCCGCCAGTCGCCGTCCGACTGCGCGACGGCGTCCACCAGCCGTTCCGGTCGCTTCTGCTCGACGAGCCGACCCTGGAAGTGGACGCGGACGGGCCCCTCGCCGTCGGATTCGGCGTCACCCGCGCCGGGGTGGAACCGCTCGGTGTCGACGCCGTTCGGGATGTCGACGAGCCGGCCGTCCGCAGCCGGGTCCGGTCCCCCGAGCCGGCCGACACGTGCGATGTCCTCGCGGACGTTGCCGGAGATGGCGACCACGCGGTCCGTGCGGCGGGCGATGCGGCGCTCCAGCGCCGCGTAGGCCAGCGCCTGGGGCTTGCCGAGGACACCCCGCGCGCCAGCGCGGGCGAGCCAGCCGTGCCAGACGAGGTGGAAGACCATCGCCGTCGGCACGTCGAACTCGACTCCGAGGGCGGCGCTCTCGTCGGTCAGGAGGAGGGCGTCGCAGGCCTCGGCGTCGGCGCGGGCGGCGCGGGCCAGCCCCAGTTCCGTGACGGGGTTGGCCTTCACGCCGCGCGGCGATGGGTACATCCGCACGTCGATGTCGTCGATGCCGTCGCGGCGCTCGCGCGGCTCGTCGGTGAAGACGGTCACGTCGTGACCGCGCGCACCGAGCGCGCGAGTGAGGTGTTCCGTGTGGCGCTCGCCGCCGCCGGGCTCCGGGCGGGCGAAGTACGCCTGGAGCACGCCGACGTGCATCAGCGCCCCTCCGTCGGGCCGGGGGCGACCCAGCGCATCAGAAACGCGCCTGGAAGTCGGCGTAATGCCCGGTGACCAGTTCGCGGAGGCGTGTCTCGAAGGTCTCGCGGGAGAACTCTTCGACCGCCGCGCGGGCGTCGCCGTCGGCGAGTCCGTCACGCTCGAAGCGTGCGAGTGCGGTCCGGATGCCCGCGGGCGTGCCGTCGTGGGTGTAGCCGTTCTCGCCCTCGTCGACGTGCATCCCGGGGAAGCCCGTCTCGTTGACGAGACACGCCTTGTCCGAGGCGTTCGCCTCGACGGGAACGATGCCGAAGTCCTCCCGGTGGCCGTTGAACACGACCGCGCGACAGTTCGAGAGGAGCGCGCGCTTCTCGTCCTCGCTGACGAAGCCCCGGTAGTCGACGTTCGGGAGCGAACTGACCCGCTCGCGGACGCGCGCGGCCACGTCACCCTCTGGCCCCGCGAGCAGGAGTCGGCGGTCGGTGCCGGCGAACGCCTCCACGACGGCCTCGACACCCTTCTCGTCGTCCAGCCGGCCGAGATGGAGGTAGTAGCTGCTGTCCGTCCCGGCCGAGGGGTCGGTGTCGCCGGGGTGACCACCACGCTCCCGCGCCACCGGTGCCCCGCCGTCTGTCCGGTACCGTTCCAGCGGAACCGGTGGGTAGAGCACCTCAGATTCGCGGTCGTAGTACTTCCAGAGTCGGCGCGCGATGACCGGGCTGTTGGCGAGATAGTGGTCGACGCGGCGGTCGACCGCCGCATCACGCGTCCGGAGATAGCGCAGGAGTGGTCGGCCGAGCAGCCCCAGAGCCGACCCCTTGCGCTCGTGGTAGAGGTCGTAGAACCAGCGGGGCGGGGAGTGACAGTAGTTGATGTGGAGGGTGTCGTCGGGCGTCACGACGGCCCGGGGGGTCGCCCCGGAGGTCACGAGGACATCGATGTCACCGTACTCGCGCCAGTCGACGTCCTCCCAGATGCCGTACTCGAAGACGCGGTCGATTCCTGCCTGGGCGCGCCGGAGGGGTGTCAGCGAGAGGTCCTCCAGCACGTCGTGGAACGGGATATCCGACGGGCCGGCGGTCTCGGTCGGGGGGTCGACCGTGTAGATACAGTCCGCACCGAGCGTCTCGGCGATCGCCCCGGCGACGCGGACGGCGCCGCCGATTCCCCGGACGCGCCAGTGTGCGACCGCGATGTTCAGGTCCGCGATGTCGACC of the Haloglomus salinum genome contains:
- a CDS encoding winged helix-turn-helix domain-containing protein; this translates as MPITRDEFETAESTDRERSTAEAVVEFLVENEEMAFTRGEIAEAIDRDPNTVSTNLTRLKSRGFVEHRGQHWAITTDSDRLAELLETMESIPGEPFEDDEPFIKDDTDAEEWADAAADYDGEPSTNELAGQHSEGRDGGKSDTFSRVFDTHSSDSRFRMLPDSPKPAIVEIDTERGESEQNGH
- a CDS encoding glycosyltransferase, whose translation is MSSESTGATAGVDIPERPSVDIADLNIAVAHWRVRGIGGAVRVAGAIAETLGADCIYTVDPPTETAGPSDIPFHDVLEDLSLTPLRRAQAGIDRVFEYGIWEDVDWREYGDIDVLVTSGATPRAVVTPDDTLHINYCHSPPRWFYDLYHERKGSALGLLGRPLLRYLRTRDAAVDRRVDHYLANSPVIARRLWKYYDRESEVLYPPVPLERYRTDGGAPVARERGGHPGDTDPSAGTDSSYYLHLGRLDDEKGVEAVVEAFAGTDRRLLLAGPEGDVAARVRERVSSLPNVDYRGFVSEDEKRALLSNCRAVVFNGHREDFGIVPVEANASDKACLVNETGFPGMHVDEGENGYTHDGTPAGIRTALARFERDGLADGDARAAVEEFSRETFETRLRELVTGHYADFQARF
- the hisS gene encoding histidine--tRNA ligase is translated as MYERLKGFRDFFPAEMAARRAVVDTVEDVARRYGFREIDTPRLESAEMWADKSGDDIVDELYAFEDRGGRHVTLTPELTPTVARMVVDKGQELSKPIKWVSTRPFWRYEAVQQGRFREFHQTNVDIFGTDEPTADAEVLAFAADSLTELGLTGEDFEFRVSHRDILGNLLESFEPDVDTRAAIRAVDKRAKVDYDEYLDLLAAAGMERADAESFDDLVAGDDLEAVAEAGNEDVNAAVDNLRAVLDAAEDFGVREFCDVSLATARGLDYYTGVVFECFDSTGEVSRSVFGGGRYDDLIESFGGQPTPAVGVAPGHATLHLLCQRAGVYPDEAVTTDYYVLSVGETRPEALRVARDLRERGHVVETDLNDRGFGSQLSYADSINAETVVVVGERDLEDGNVTVKDMASGDETTAPFESFPGDAERPTYDDFA
- a CDS encoding type II toxin-antitoxin system PemK/MazF family toxin codes for the protein MSSWDTRTYQRGDVVWSIDPFRLAGEARSIIDAGDSTEVDEGEIKTRPCLILSDNSHPFHGTQYLVVALTTTDRLISHPLEERYWARGGTPKQSYVSPWSVYSPLHSHFVPPPAQDAITDPYIGALHGWFVDRVAEETRHYLTP
- a CDS encoding glycosyltransferase family 4 protein; amino-acid sequence: MHVGVLQAYFARPEPGGGERHTEHLTRALGARGHDVTVFTDEPRERRDGIDDIDVRMYPSPRGVKANPVTELGLARAARADAEACDALLLTDESAALGVEFDVPTAMVFHLVWHGWLARAGARGVLGKPQALAYAALERRIARRTDRVVAISGNVREDIARVGRLGGPDPAADGRLVDIPNGVDTERFHPGAGDAESDGEGPVRVHFQGRLVEQKRPERLVDAVAQSDGDWRLTVGGDGPLREELERRVRRTGVGDRVAFLGYVPDANLPARYARSDVFVLPSAYEGMPLTVLEALASGTPVVASPRAATDVVDDAVGRVVDPKPERLAATLDALAADRGTLGTMGERARERALDYDWSRVAGEYESLFGELSSR
- a CDS encoding lamin tail domain-containing protein, translating into MERSRLVTVLLAILLLTAGCAASPSTGPAGPSDDGAGNGGSAGPADLHGADTTGSVTVTVTRVVDGDTLKVEYDNGTADTVRLLGVDTPEVHTDNSPDEFEGIPETEAGRSCLGRWGEQASSDVKETLTGEEVTLYFDANEGRRGYYDRLLSYVVHDGSNVNYGLVSGGYARVYDSQFTAREAFYDAESTAQNEGTGLWECATESPPTGTATATADGGSTDGRLAVTTIHADAEGNDNENLDDEYVTLENTGDSDLSLSGWTVSDEAGKTYTFGDVTLAPGETVTLHTGSGSDTASDVYWGRDGAVWNNGGDTVTVRDDSGSVVAERSY